One window from the genome of Nicotiana sylvestris chromosome 9, ASM39365v2, whole genome shotgun sequence encodes:
- the LOC138877547 gene encoding uncharacterized protein, translated as MVVQNRVESSLVAEVKEKQFNDPLLAQLKEGIHKHKTTAFSFAMDDGTLRYQGRLCVPDIDGVRERIMAEAHTSSFHASIQMAPFEALYGRRCRYLIGSFEVGEAELIGSDLMHQAMEKVKIIKERLKTSKSCQKSYSEVRHRDLEFKEDDWVFLKVSPMKGIMQFGKK; from the exons ATGGTCGTGCAGAATAGGgttgaatcatcgcttgtggcggaagtgaaagagaagcaatttaacgatccattgttagcacaactgaaagaggggattcataaacacaagactaCAGCTTTTTCCTTTGccatggatgatggtaccctacggtaccaaggccgcctatgtgttccGGATATTGACGGTgttcgggaaaggatcatggcagaagctcacacttccag cttccatgctagtatccaaatggcaccatttgaggcattgtatggtaggagatgtaggtatCTCATTGGGtcgttcgaggttggagaagctgaattgatagggTCGGACCTGAtgcatcaggctatggagaaagtcaagattattaaggagaggttgaaaacttcTAAGAGttgccaaaagtcttattcggaagTTCGtcacagagatttggagttcaaagaagatgattgggtatttttgaaggtttcccccatgaagggtatcatgcagTTTGGAAAGAAAtga